The window GAACTGGAGCGCGACATTCACTCGACCGGCTTTTACAAAAACAAAGCCAAGAACATTCAGGGCGCGTGTCAGGCGTTGGTCGAGAAACACAACAGCGAGGTGCCGCGCACGATGGACGAATTGCGCGCGCTGCCCGGCGTCGGGCGCAAGACGGCCAACGTTGTGCTTGGCAATGCGTTCGGCATCGCTTCGGGCGTGGTGGTGGATACGCACGTCACGCGGCTCTCGCAACGGCTGGCCCTGACCGAACAAAAGACTGCCGAAAAGATCGAAGAGGATTTGCTCGAACTCGTGCCCGAAAAGCATTGGATCAACTTTTCACACTGGCTGATCTTGCACGGACGCGCCGTGTGCAATGCGCGCAAACCGCTCTGCGACAAATGCGTGATCGAGCCGCTGTGCCCGTCTTCATTGTTGCGGACATAACCTACGGAGAACCTATGAAAAAGCTGTTCACACTGGTTGGTTTAGTGTCGCTGCTGCTGCTTTGCATGCGTTGGGGCAGCGCCGTCCCGCAAGACCTCGATCCGCTAAAAGTGGCGAGCGACACGCACAAGCTGCTCTTTGAGAACCGCTTTGTGCGCGTGTTGGAAGTCCACGTGCCGCCCGGCAAAACCGAACCCTGGCACCAGCATGGCAATCGCGTAGTTGTTTACCTCTCGGATTACCACACACGCATCACCGAACGCGGCGGCCAGCCACAAGAGAACCTGCGCAAAGCCGGACTGGCGCGTTGGAGCGAACCCACCATTCACCAGGTCGAGAACATCGGCAAAACCGAGGGGCGCGTCATCAGCGTGGAACTCAAATAAGGAGCGATATGAGCGCACGTTATCTTGGCTGTTTTGTGCTGCTATCAATGAGCGCCTATCTTGCAGCCATAACTTTAACCCGGCCCACGGCAGCGGCCCGCGACAAAGAGCAGGCCCGCAACCGCGCGGCATTTCTAAAGCTGATTGAGCGCCCGCGCGTGCCGCTCGCTCCGGAAGTCAAAGAGTTGGGCGCAGCGGACGATCTCGCGCAAACGCAGTTCAGCTACGCCGCCGAAGCCAATCAACGTGTTCCGGGCTTGCTGGTCAAGCAAGCCAAAGCCAGTGGCCGCCGCCCCGTCGTGATCGCGTTGCACGGCACGGGCGGCAACAAAGAAAGCCAGTTGGCGCTATTGCAAGACCTGGCGCGGCTCGGTTTCATCGGCGTGGCGATTGACGGGCGCTATCACGGCGCGCGCACCAAGGCGGGCAAAGGCTCTGAGGGATACAGCGCAGCCATGCTGCGCACCTATCGCACCGGCAAAGAGTTGCCCTTCCTTTACGACACCGTTTGGGACGTGCTGCGCTTGTTGGATTATCTGGAAACGCGCGCCGATGTGGATGCACAACGCATCGGCCTGATCGGCTTTTCAAAAGGCGGGATGGAAACCTATCTGGCCGCCGCCGTGGATGCGCGCATCGCTGTCGCAGTGCCCTGCATCGGCGTGCAAAGTTTTCGCTGGGCGCTCGATCAAAATGCCTGGCAGTCGCGCGTGGGCACCTTCCAAACCGCCATCAATGGCGCAGCCATAGTCGAAGGCGTCACTGACATCAACAGCGCGTTTGTGCGCAAGTTTTATGATCGTGTGATGCCGGGGATTTATGGTGAATTCGATGGGCCGGAAATGTTGCCGCTGATCGCGCCGCGCCCCTTGCTGGTCATCAATGGCGATTCGGATGCGCGCACGCCGCTGCCCGGTTTGATGGAATGCGTTGAACGAGCGCGCACGGCGTACAGCAACGCCAAAGCGGACGAGAAGTTTGTCTTTCGACTTCAAGAAAAGACCGGCCACGCTGTCACGCCCGCCGCGCGGCAAGCGGCGTTGGATTGGTTTGGCAAATGGCTGAAACCATAACGACCACCGCTTCAACACGGGGCACAAGAGCATGGAGTTCAGGCTTCAGCCTGTCTGGGAAATCTCGCAGACAGGCTGAAGCCTGAACTCCATGCTCTTTTTACGAGAGCTAGGTCAGGGCTGTTCGGCGCGCACGATCGCTTCCACAACAACTTGGTCAGGGTATTCAGTCAACAGGCGCTGCACGTTCCAGTGCTGCTTGTCCAGCAGATGCGCCACCAGCAAATTAAAGCGCCAGTACAAGCCCGACTTGGCCCAATCCATTTTCCGATCGCCTGCCAGAAAGGCGCGTTTCGCTTCGTCGTAATTGAACGCCGCGCCTTTGCCCACATAATCGGCATAGCCCTCACGCACCCATTGCGGCAAGCGGTGATAGGCGATGCCGCCGACGGCCTGGCCCGTGAGCGTGTGAGTGATTTCGTGCGCGATGAAATAGTCCAGGGTGCGCTCGCCGGGCACACGCTTGCCGCTCGGCCCGATTAAGCAGTTTTCTTCAATCAGCGAATCGCGCAGGAAGACGTTGGTCGTAACCGGGTAGTAATTGACGCCGCCAGCGCCGTAGACATAGGTGAAAAAGAGCCGCTGCCGCCAGCGCGCGTTGCAAATGAATACTGTGTGATCCTGTTGAGCCGAATAAAGCGGAGATGTCGCCAGCTTGGCCTCGACCTTATCCATGACCTGTTTGCCCATTTCAGGCGCAAACGGCTGATCGGAATACAACGCCAGATTGTTGGCGCTTACCGAGGCATGAAAGAAGGCTTTAGGAAACGACAGCAGCCCCCACAACAAACCAAAAACAGCGGCGCAGCCCACCGCTGTTTTCAGCAACACACGCTTCCAATTTTTCAGCCACTGGCGTTTCATCAATTGAACCTCGCTTTGTTCATCGAAATCAGCTTTGGCGTGCGTTTGTTTGCGCCCGCCGCTTTTTGCGCACCATAGCGCAGCTTGCGAGGTGTGTACAGCAAATGGCTTGCTCGTGGGGCTATTTGATATTGATGCGCACCGTATTGGCGACTATGCCATCCACCGTCAGCACTACATCCACATCGCCACGGCCAGCCAGGCTGCGCGGGATGCGCAAGTTGACCTGATCCACACCGGCCAAGCCGCCTTGTTTTCCAGCGAAAAGCACTTCGGCTGCCGTGCCGCCGATGGTCGCCGTGACGTTGGCTTGAGCGCTGCGTTTGCGCAACCCGGTGCCGTACAAAATCAGGAAGACCTGCTCGCCGTCAGGGCCAAGGTCAAGCGGCACGGCGCCGAATTTGTTGGTGGATACATTCAACTGCGCGACTGTTTCATAACTTTGCGCGCCGTTGGCTTTGACGCGCAAGACGACTGCCGCCGCGACGCCCTGGCCGTTGGCGTTGGCGGAAAACAACCCTGGCGCGATGGTTTGCACCGGCAACGTGCCGCCCGAAAGCGAACCATCACCAGCGGTCACCGTGATCGTCGCATTGCCGTTGGCGGTGCCTTCGGGCAGTTGGTAGTTGATCTGGCCCGGCGAGACAAAAAACAGCGGGGCCAGGCGTTCGGTGCCGGCGCTGTCACGCACGCGCACGCTGGTGCCGGCCAAAGTTGTCGGCAGCGGCACACTGGTGGCCGCTTGCGTGCCCGTTGCGAGTCCGGTGCCAAAGGCCGAGACGATCTGTTCGCTGGCAAAGCGCGCGGCGCCGAAACTGGCGGCTGAAGTGCAGGCCACATCTTTCACGGATGGCCCCACCACATCCGACCAACTCGATCCGTTCCACCGCCCCAGGCGCGGCGTATCCACGGCGGTGGTGCTGTTGTTGTACGCCTTTTGGAACGTGCCGCCGGTGTAAACAAACCCCGCCAATTCCAAGATCGTTTGCGTCTGCGTGTCCAAGCCATTTCCCGTATTGCCGGTCGAAGCGCCCAAGGCCGACCACGCCGTGCCATTCCAGCGCACGATGTTGTTGGCGCTCACCGTCGTGCCATCGCCGTTGTTGCCGGCTGAAAATGCGCCGCCCAAATAGACATTGTTGCCGCTGGCATAAAGCGTATTGAGATAGCCATTCACACCGTTTTTGCTCGCGCCCGCGACGCCATTGAAAGGGGCCCACGTCGTGCCATTCCAACGCGCCACAGCGTTCACGCGCACGACATTGGCGGCGCTGTTATAGACATTGAAAAGGCCGCCCCCGACGATCAGATCAGTGCCGCTCACGGCCAGCGCGCTAACGCTGAAATCCGTGCCGTTCGCCTTGTCGCCGCTGCCCGTACCGAGTGCGGCCCAGGTATTCGTTGCCGCATTCCAGCGCGCGACATAATTCGCGCTAACTTCATTGCCAGTGTTGTTGAGGGCTTTGTTGAACGAACCGCCGACGTAAAGATCGCTGCCAATCAGCGCCAGCCCATGCACCCAGGCTTGGCCGCCCGCGACACCGTTGCCATTCGCTGCTGTGCCATTGCCCAAGGCCGTCCACGACGAACCGTTCCAACGCGCGACGCCATTGGCAAAGACGCTGTTGCCGGCCGCGTTGTAAGCCACGGTGAATGCGCCGCCGAGATAAACATTGCCGCCGCTGACCAACACGTCATCTACGCGCTGATTCACACCGTTGGCGCTCAGGCCGCTGCCGCCGCCCAACGCCGCCCATTGGCCGGTCGCGCTATTCCAACGCGCCACGCCATTAGCGCTGACCGCAGTCCCCGCACTCTGATAAACATTGCTGAAGCCACCCACGACATACACATCATTGCCGCTGATGGCGAGGTCTTCGACAAAGCCGCCCACGCCGTTGCCAGTCGAAGTCGTGCCCGTGCCCAGCGTCGTCCACACGCCAGTTTTGACGTTGAAGCGCGCCACGCCATTCGCGTTCACGCCGCCAATCGTGTGGAAGCTGCCCCCGGCATAAACGAAATCGCCCTCGCCCGCCAGCGCCGAGACCGCGCCATCCGCACCCGCCAGATCGAACCACAGGGCGGTCGCGCTGGCCTTGGGCGCCGCCGCTTGCACTTGATCGTGCCCCGGCGCCAGCGTGGCGGTCAGATTTAACCAGGCGAAGACAAGACTCAACACCCTGAAAGCACGATGAGACAGCAAGCGGCGAATCGTTGTGTTATTCATACGACCTCTCTGAATTTGTAGGTTGGACGCTGGCGGGACAAACCGCGTCAAAGGTTGTTGGCGGCGCTTGATTGCCGGGCAGCAGACGGCGGCGCAGTATTTCTTGAATTGGACTGGGATGCAGGTTACGGCGCTTGGCGGGAATCAGCAACCAGGGGCGTAGTTCGCTCATGACAAGTCACCCAGCTTCAGACATCTACCACGCCACGTGTCGAGGTGATCAAACGGGCTAAATGTTACGTTAGGAACGTGTGCCCGGGGCCGCTGGATTGCTGGCGATTCTTGAGCGCGTGATTGTGCGTGCGCTATGCTGCAACCGTTGAAACGCGCGGGAAGTAACACGAGCCTTCGCTGAACGCAGTTGCTGGAAATGAAACCGATGTCTGAGACAACTACGATATACGACGTGCTCGCCCTGGCGCGCACGCTTACCCTTGCCGACCGTTCGCGCCTGGCAAGGCTATTCACCCGTGCGGAAAATACACCGCTGCCAGAGCGCGCTTCCCTTGACGAGGCGCTTGAATTGTATCTGGCGGATGCTTGCAGCCTGGGACGGGCGGCTGAACTTTCGGGTGTCACGCGCTGGAAGATCATCGCTTATTTGAAGGAACGCGGCATCCCGGTGCTGGCACTGGGCGAGCAAACCGCCCACGAGTTGGATGCCCAGGCGGAGCAACTCGAACGGGAAGGAATCCTGTGATCGTCGTCGGCACCACCAATATCCTCAGTTTCCTGGCGGCGGGCGACTCGTTACCGGCATTCCTGCGCTTGTTCGCCCGTTCCAAACTGGTGATTCCGCCCGGCGTGCAACAAGAACTGCAAGCCGGCTTGAACGCGGGTGCCAACTACCTCGAACCGGTGCTCCAAGCCATCCAAGCCAATCAAATCGAAGTCAGCGCGCTTTCGGCAGAAGAAGAGTTTCTCACCTACAACTTGCCGCGCAGTCTCAACGAAGGAGAACTCCAAGCTCTCGCCCTCACCCAAAAGCGGCGCGCGCCCTTGCTGTGCAACGACACCCAGGCCCTTCGTTATTGCCAACCGCGCGGCATCACCGTCGTCAATCTGGTCGCCATTTTGCGCCTGCTCTGGGTAAAAAACGTGCAGTCGCCTGATGAGGTGCGCAGGTTGATCGAGCAGATGGAGCGGGTCGAAGGTTTGGCGCTGTCTCCCAGGCAGGTGGATGAGATTTTTGCTCAACACGAAGGCACTGAGACAGACTAACAACAGGGCGTTATAATCAACGCACAAAACCATTCCAGGAGGGACGAAATATGCTTGAGACTCTGACCATTGAAGACGGCGGTAAGGTCGCCTTGCCTGATGCTGTGCAAACACGTTACGGATTCAAACCTCACACATCCATCCGCTTGATCGAGACCAAAAACGGCGTTTTGCTGGTGCCGCTGACAGATGCGCCGATGAGCGCGGCACTCCAAGCCGAATTGGAAGAATGGCAGGCGCTGGGTGCGGGTGAATCTGTCAACGGAAATATGGTTGTGCCTGCACCGTATGTCCTGGCGACGAATCTTTCCATCAAAGATCGTTCGCGCGAGGACGAATGGTTGCACGCGCACCAGGTCGAATACGCAGGTCAGTACGTCGCGCTCGAAGGCAATCGGTTGGTCGCCCACGGAAATAGCTTTTCTGAAGCAGCCACGGCAGCGCGCGCGGCAGGCGTCCAGGATGCGCTGGTCGTTTTTGTGGAAAGCCCAGACACGCCGCCTTATCTCGGATTCTGATCATGACCTATCAACTGAACTTCAGCCAAAAACAACGTTACGACTCGCTGGAAACGGGCATTTCCCTGGAAGTCGCGCTTCAGTATGGCGGCAACAAAACGCATTGCCGCGCCAAAATTGATAGTGGCTCGCAGGCTTGTTTGTTTGAGCGCGGTATCGGCGAGTTTCTCGGCATTCCAGTTGAAAGCGGACTCCGGCGGGATTTCTCCACCCTGACCGGCAGGCTAACGGCTTTCGGTCACGAAGTGGTGCTGGAAAGCCTGGGGTTGCAATTACAGAGCTTTGTTTATTTCGCTGAATCTGACGCGATCAAACGCAACCTGCTGGGTCGGCAAGGCTGGCTGCAATTACTCAAGTTTGGTCTGGTTGATTACGACAGCGAAATTTACCTGAGCCTTTACGATGAAAAATGATTGCGAGCGAATCCAGCCAGACTCCCAATTTCACTTCATCGTCAACAACACCGCCATCGTCTCAATCCCATCCCACAAATTCTGCAACCGCATATTCTCGTTCGCGCTGTGCTGGTTGTTGTCGTGATTGGCAATCGGCACGCCGATGCAGGGCGTTTTCAGATGGTCGGTGAAAATGTACAGCGGCACGCTGCCGCCCAGCGTGGGCATTTTGATGACCGGGCCGCGGGTACTTTCAACAGCACTAGCGACGGCGGCGATGATGGCTTGGGAGATGGGCAGGTCCATCGAAGTTTTGGACGCGTTGTAGCCGCCCTGGCGCATGACTTTGGCGATCTTGGGATATTTCAGGCGCGTGGCGTCGTCGGGGTCAGCTTCGACGATGTAGTAGCCCTGGGCGCGGATGTGTTCGACGACTAAGTCTACGGCGCGGCGATGGTCGAGGCCTTTGACCAGGCGGATGTCGAGCGAGGCCGTGGCGGTCGAGGGCACGACGTTGCGGGCGGTCGCGCCGACTGAAGAGCTGACGAAGCCGCGAATGTTAAGCGAGGGCAAGTTGAGCATTTCGCTCAAGCGTTTGCCGCCGCCTTCGCTCCAACCCAGACCGAGTTCGCGTTTGAGCAGCGCGTCGTTGTCGGGCGCTTCAGCAAAAGCGCGCAGTTCGGTGGCGCTGAGCGGTTCGATGCCGTCGTAATAGCCTTTGATCAGCACGCGCCCGTCATCGTCTTTCATCGAAGCCAGCAGCTTGGCCAGCATCAACGCCGGATTGGGCGCCCAATTGCCGTAATGGCCGCTGTGCAATTCGCGGCGCGGGCCGTACACAGTAACCTCAAGACCGGTCACGCCGCGCGCGCCGAAATAGATTTGTTGGCGGCGTGTTTGGTCTACGGGGCCGTCGCATATCAGCCAGGCATCGGCTTTGAGCAGGTCTTTGTATTTGGCGACGAATTGTTCCAGATGCGCCGAACCGGCTTCCTCTTCGCCTTCAAAAAAGAATTTGAGATTGGCTTGGGGTGTGATGTTGTTGGCGCGCATGGCGTCGAGCGCGGCGCAGATGGTGATAATCGGCGCTTTGTCATCGCCGGTCGAACGCGCGTACAAGCGCCATTCGGGATCGAAGGGCTGACCTTTGGCGGGGAACGGAATGTCTTTGCCGCCCGCTTCGAGCGAGGCCGAACGCAGGATTGGTTTGAACGGATCACCGCCCACCCACTTGGCCGGTTCGACCGGCTGGCCGTCGTAGTGGGCGTAAAAGATCAATGTGCGCGTCGCGCCGGGCGTATTGATTTCGCCATAAACGACAGGCGGCACATCGGGCAATTCCAGCAATTGGGTTTTGACGCCGCGTTTTTGCAGCAGCTCGACGATTAGCGCGGCATTGCGGCGGATGTTGGGCAGATCAGAGGCGACGTTGGGGATGGCGAGCAGGCGCGTGTATTCGGCCATGATCTCGTGCTCGTGCTGCTGGCGGTATTGGCGCGCGGCTTGGGCGGCGGGGGATGTTTGGGCAACCACCGGATAAGTCAGCAACAGCAAGGTCAAGAGGGCGGGTTTGGTGTTCATCGGTTCTCCGGCATTCAAAAGACCAATTTCAAATTTGAGATTTCAAAATGATGGCGCTCATCCGCTGGCGTTTGCCGCTGTCTTGATCGGCAATGCCGCCATCACGGCAATGCTGCAAATTTGCCAGCGCCAGACGCGTGTTTAATTCGTCAAGCGGCACCAGATGCTCTTCGTCCAGTTCATTCACCGCTTCGGGCGTGGTGAAATTGAGCGGGCAAAAGTCTACTTCCGGCGCGCCGTCTTCGGCCTCGAAGAGCAGCGGCAAGCCTTGGGTGCGGCAGATCAGCGGGCGTGATTCGTAGATTGCACAGCGTTCATTCACGAGCAGCGGACAGGCGACGGGTTCGCCTCGTGCTTCGCGTTGGTTGACCTCAGCGGCTTGCTGTTCGATGCGTGTGCGCAGGTCTGGCGGCAATTCGTCCAAGGTGGCGGCGATACACGCGGCTTCCACTGGAAAGACAGAAAGATGATGCTGACAGCAGCCGCTGCACCCGGCGCGGCAGGCCAGATGCGCGGCGTAGCGCTGGGCGAGTTGCGTAGTCAGGGCGTCAACGGTTTGAACGAGTTGTTCGTAAGGAGTCATCGCGCGCCGCATCCTACGCGCGCACGGGCGGCAAAGGCAATGCCGCGAATTGACCGAGCAGATGGCCGAACAAATGCTTGACCAATTGCCTGAATTGACACTCGTAAATTGGCATTCCTATAATCGCGCCTCATTTTTCCCAGGCAGATCATCGCTGAAGGAGCACTTTTGCTAGAGCAAGACAACGATCAGATTCAACAGCGGCGGCAACATCTCGCTGACATTGCGGGCTTGGGCCACGCCGCCTATCCGCACCGCTTCGACCGCACACACACGATTTCGCAGGCGGCCGAGGGCTACCAGTCCTTCGCCGGCAAGAAAGAAGGCGCGGAACTTGAGCAGGTCAACGCCGAGCTGAAAGCCGTGACTGACGGCGCGGTGCGGCTGGCCGGACGCATCATGACCCAGCGGCTGATGGGCAAGGCGGCCTTTGCCAATTTGACCGACGGGTTGAAGCAGTTGCAGGTTTACCTGCGCAAAAACGACATTGGCGACGAAGCCTGGGCGCTCTATCAAAAGCTCGATCTGGGCGATTGGGTGGGCGTCGAAGGCTTTCTGTTCATCACGAAAACAGGCGAACTTTCGCTGCACGTGCATAAGCTGGAATTCCTGGCCAAGGCCTTGTTGCCGATGCCGGACAAGTATCACGGCGTGCAGGACAAGGAATTGCGCTACCGGCAACGGTATGTGGATTTGATCGCGAGCAGTTCGGCGGCGCATTTGCACGAAGAGGCGACCGCGCTGACTTCGCGCGAGGTCTTTGAGCGACGCGCGCAGATCATCCGCGAGGTGCGGCACTATTTCGACTCGCGCGGCTATGTCGAAGTCGAGACGCCAATGCTGACGCCGCTCGCGACGGGCGCGGCGGCGCGGCCTTTCAAGACACATCACAACGCGTTGGACATTGAACTCTTTGCCCGCATCGCGCCGGAGCTGTATCTGAAACGCCTGATCGTGGGCGGCTTTGAGCGCGTTTATGAAATCAACCGCAACTTCCGCAACGAGGGGCTGTCGTACAAGCACAACCCCGAATTCACGATGCTGGAATGGTATCAGGCCTATTCGGACTATCGTGACCTGATGGATTTGACCGAGGAGTTACTGACGCTGCTGGCCGACCGCGTCTGCGGCACGCGGCAGGTGCCGTATCAGGGTCAGACGATCAATTTCGACAACTGGCAACGGCTGACGATGCGCGAAGCCGTGTTGAAGTACTGGCCCGACGACAAGGCGGACGCGCAGCCTTCGCTGGACGGGTTGCTGGAACGCGGCGCGCTGGAACAGGCAGCGGCGGCGGCGGAAATGAACTTCGATCCGAAGCTGAATGACGGGCAATTGCTGGGCGCGCTTTTCGAGCGCGTCGCCGAGCCGCATCTGCTTGATCCGACTTTCATCATCGAATACCCGACCGAGCTGTCGCCGCTGTCGAAACAGAACCAGACCGACCCGCGTTTTGTGGATCGGTTTGAGTTGTTCATCGCTTCGATGGAAGTTGCGAATGGCTTTTCGGAGTTGAATGACCCGATTGAACAGCGCCGCCGCTTTGAAGAGCAGATGCAACAGCGCGCGGGCGGCGACGACGAAGCGATGGTGATGGACGAAGATTACATCCGCGCGTTGTCTTATGGCATGCCCCCAACGGCGGGCGAAGGTATCGGCATTGACCGTGTGGTGATGCTGCTGACCAATCAACATTCGATTCGCGACGTAATTCTCTTCCCGCACATGCGGCCCGAAAGCAAATAACAGACGAAAATAAGGAGCAGGCATCTTGGCGAAGCATCCCTCGACAAAGGCCAAAACAGGCAAGCAGGCTATTGAGACTCGGCCAGAATTGAATGAAACCATTACTCCTATCGAAGCCAAAGAATCCAAACCGAAACCCTGGCTGCTGATCGGACTGGCGGCAACGGTGGCGGTGGCCTTTCTCGTTGTTTACACCATGCGGCTGGATCACGTCGTCGGGCTGGTCGTGGACGATGCGTGGTATGTGTTGCTGGCCAAGGCACTGGCGACCGGACAGGGTTACACCATCATTAACTCACCGACACCAGGCATACGGCCCTTCTACGCCCCGTTCTTCCCCGCGCTCCTTTCGCTTTTCTATCGTTTCTCAAGCGGCTTCCCGGGCAACCTGCTGCTGCTGAAATCGGTTTCGATTGTGGCGATGTTTGGCGCGGGCGTGCTGGCGTATTTCTATTTTCGCCGGGTGCGTGAGGTGCCGGAATATACGGCATTGGGCATTGCAGCAGCGACCGTCTTATATCCGGCGCTGGTTTTTTTGGCGACTTCATCCGTGATGTCGGAATGCGTCTTCACGCTCTTGCAACTGGGCGCGCTACTGCTGATCGAACGCTGCGTGGCCGAACGCGAGAACAAAGCCGCGCTCAAATTTGCAACCTTTGGCGCGTTGCTGGTATCCGCCGCCTTTCTGACGCGCCCGGCGGGCCTCGGTTTGTTGTTAGGCAGTTTGCTGTATTTGCTCAAAGAGAGACTGACACGCACGTTATTGATCTTTGCGGCAATAATGGCGTTGCTGGTTGGCCCCTGGGTTTTGTATTCGCGTATTTATGCGCCTACGGCGGAACAACGCGCGGAGCAAGGGGCGAACATCGTGCAGCCCTATACGACACAATTTTGGCAAAAAGTGGCGGGCCAGCCTTTAGACGGTACGATTACTTTCGACGATCTACCGGAACGCGTCTGGAACAATCTCGCGGAAATCGGCAAATACGATATTGGTGGTATTGCGTTCTATTCACTCTTTCGCCCGCTCGAACCGGGCGAGCGCATTCGCATCGGTCAGGAAGGGCGCGGCCTGTCACTCCTTTTCGCGGCGCTGGCGTTGTTCGGTTATGTGATGACGGTGCGGCGACGCGTGACGCTGGCGGAAATCGTAACGCCGCTGGCCCTGGCAATTTCCCTTTCGTGGGGCTGGGAGCAGTTTCGCTTGTTGCTGCCTTTGGTGCCGTTGTTGCTTTATTACCTACTGATGGGCCTCAAAGGCTTTGGCGATTTGTATCAGTTACTGACGAGCGAACCGGCAGGGCGGCGACAATGGCTCCCGGCGACAGTGCTGATCTGGTTGATCGTCGTGCTGAATCTTTACAGCAACAATCAATATATCCAGCGTAAGAACGATCCCTCACCCGCCTACCAGTTGAAATGGCTCAAAGCATTTGATGAGAACGAAGCGCTGATCAAATACGTCGGCGAAAGGGTGCCTAAAGATGCAGTCTTGGCGACCCAAAACCCGGCGCTGGTCAATCTCTATACCGGCCATAAAACCGTGGCATCGGACGATCCAGCCGGGGCGTGGGAAAACTGGAAGAAGCTGGGCGTGCGGTATCTGGTGCGCACCTCGCCTTACCCGCTGGAAAAACCCGACGCCTCTGAAAGTAAATTCAACATCCTCTATCGGCAGGGCGGTCAGTTGAATTTGCGCGTGGTGGATTTGGGCGAGGTGGCCACACGCCAGTCGTGGAAGTGATGCCATACGAACTGTTCATCGCTCTGCGCTATTTGCGCGCCAAACGCCGTCAGATGGCCGTGTCGGTGATCACGGGCGTAGCCATCCTCGGCGTCA of the Acidobacteriota bacterium genome contains:
- a CDS encoding cytoplasmic protein, which codes for MKKLFTLVGLVSLLLLCMRWGSAVPQDLDPLKVASDTHKLLFENRFVRVLEVHVPPGKTEPWHQHGNRVVVYLSDYHTRITERGGQPQENLRKAGLARWSEPTIHQVENIGKTEGRVISVELK
- a CDS encoding YkgJ family cysteine cluster protein, translated to MTPYEQLVQTVDALTTQLAQRYAAHLACRAGCSGCCQHHLSVFPVEAACIAATLDELPPDLRTRIEQQAAEVNQREARGEPVACPLLVNERCAIYESRPLICRTQGLPLLFEAEDGAPEVDFCPLNFTTPEAVNELDEEHLVPLDELNTRLALANLQHCRDGGIADQDSGKRQRMSAIILKSQI
- the lysS gene encoding lysine--tRNA ligase; the protein is MLEQDNDQIQQRRQHLADIAGLGHAAYPHRFDRTHTISQAAEGYQSFAGKKEGAELEQVNAELKAVTDGAVRLAGRIMTQRLMGKAAFANLTDGLKQLQVYLRKNDIGDEAWALYQKLDLGDWVGVEGFLFITKTGELSLHVHKLEFLAKALLPMPDKYHGVQDKELRYRQRYVDLIASSSAAHLHEEATALTSREVFERRAQIIREVRHYFDSRGYVEVETPMLTPLATGAAARPFKTHHNALDIELFARIAPELYLKRLIVGGFERVYEINRNFRNEGLSYKHNPEFTMLEWYQAYSDYRDLMDLTEELLTLLADRVCGTRQVPYQGQTINFDNWQRLTMREAVLKYWPDDKADAQPSLDGLLERGALEQAAAAAEMNFDPKLNDGQLLGALFERVAEPHLLDPTFIIEYPTELSPLSKQNQTDPRFVDRFELFIASMEVANGFSELNDPIEQRRRFEEQMQQRAGGDDEAMVMDEDYIRALSYGMPPTAGEGIGIDRVVMLLTNQHSIRDVILFPHMRPESK
- a CDS encoding UPF0175 family protein, with the translated sequence MSETTTIYDVLALARTLTLADRSRLARLFTRAENTPLPERASLDEALELYLADACSLGRAAELSGVTRWKIIAYLKERGIPVLALGEQTAHELDAQAEQLEREGIL
- a CDS encoding acetylxylan esterase → MSARYLGCFVLLSMSAYLAAITLTRPTAAARDKEQARNRAAFLKLIERPRVPLAPEVKELGAADDLAQTQFSYAAEANQRVPGLLVKQAKASGRRPVVIALHGTGGNKESQLALLQDLARLGFIGVAIDGRYHGARTKAGKGSEGYSAAMLRTYRTGKELPFLYDTVWDVLRLLDYLETRADVDAQRIGLIGFSKGGMETYLAAAVDARIAVAVPCIGVQSFRWALDQNAWQSRVGTFQTAINGAAIVEGVTDINSAFVRKFYDRVMPGIYGEFDGPEMLPLIAPRPLLVINGDSDARTPLPGLMECVERARTAYSNAKADEKFVFRLQEKTGHAVTPAARQAALDWFGKWLKP
- the nth gene encoding endonuclease III; this translates as MPKKKRETQAERYDRTQKIIRALSKTYPEPKCALDHANPFELLIATILSAQCTDVRVNLVTADLFRKYRAPQDYLNVPQSELERDIHSTGFYKNKAKNIQGACQALVEKHNSEVPRTMDELRALPGVGRKTANVVLGNAFGIASGVVVDTHVTRLSQRLALTEQKTAEKIEEDLLELVPEKHWINFSHWLILHGRAVCNARKPLCDKCVIEPLCPSSLLRT
- a CDS encoding M20/M25/M40 family metallo-hydrolase → MNTKPALLTLLLLTYPVVAQTSPAAQAARQYRQQHEHEIMAEYTRLLAIPNVASDLPNIRRNAALIVELLQKRGVKTQLLELPDVPPVVYGEINTPGATRTLIFYAHYDGQPVEPAKWVGGDPFKPILRSASLEAGGKDIPFPAKGQPFDPEWRLYARSTGDDKAPIITICAALDAMRANNITPQANLKFFFEGEEEAGSAHLEQFVAKYKDLLKADAWLICDGPVDQTRRQQIYFGARGVTGLEVTVYGPRRELHSGHYGNWAPNPALMLAKLLASMKDDDGRVLIKGYYDGIEPLSATELRAFAEAPDNDALLKRELGLGWSEGGGKRLSEMLNLPSLNIRGFVSSSVGATARNVVPSTATASLDIRLVKGLDHRRAVDLVVEHIRAQGYYIVEADPDDATRLKYPKIAKVMRQGGYNASKTSMDLPISQAIIAAVASAVESTRGPVIKMPTLGGSVPLYIFTDHLKTPCIGVPIANHDNNQHSANENMRLQNLWDGIETMAVLLTMK